Within the Mus caroli chromosome 10, CAROLI_EIJ_v1.1, whole genome shotgun sequence genome, the region GTCCAGATTTGCATCACTGGCTGCTTTCCGCTTGTCCTCAGGAAGTTCCTCTAACTCCCCGTAGAGCTCCAAATTCAAGCGAGCTAATTTCTCCTGCATTCCCCGGACATGCTCCATCTGTTCTATGGAACATTCATTTCCTGGGGAACATTCCAGAACATTAACAAAGATTAGTGTTAAAGCCTATAACCTCAAGGAACAGCTCTTAAACTCCAGGTGCACAaaagaaatccattttctttgtttgaaaattGACTTATTAATaactattttgtgtgtataattataattctttttaaaaatgtaatactttcttttttaaaagatttacttatttattttatgtatatgagtacaggtggttgtgagccttcatgtggttgttgggaattgaattttttaggacctctgcttgctctggtcaaccccactcactccggcccaaagatttctttattattatacataagtacactgtactgtcttcagacgtgccagaagagggcatcggctctcattacaggtggttgtgagccaccatgtggttgctggaatttgaactcaggacctttggaagagcagtcagtactcttacctactgagccatctcgccagtccataattataattctttttatttcccttttgactttatttttttgagacagggtaatACAAGCTGGTTCAAACTCAAAATCTTCCAAGCTTGGCCTCTTAGCTATTGAGAGCAGATATAATTTTTGGCTAGGAAAACAATGACCAACCTAAAAAAATGACCCTGGGCCCTAAAATAAAATTGTGCATAAaataccttttttatttttgtttttgtttttcaagacagggtttctctgtgtagtcctggctgtcctggaactcactttgtagaccaggttggcctcaaactcagaaatctgcctgcctctgcctcccgagtgctgggattaaaggcgtgcaccaccacacccagctttaccatttttatttttaaagcaaaataattcCTCAAGTAGGGAAGATGTACTTTTTCTTCCACTGTCATATTGAATATAGAAGCAATAGCATCATAATTATGTCCATGTTGACAACTGCCCATTGAACTGAGAAAGCCAACTTTTTGTAGTATTTCGAGTAAAGTATAGGATTCTCTAAGAATttcaaccataaattatttttccagTCAATTATAAATTCTTCCTTTAGgaaatataaatgcaaatatttatgaAGCATGATGCATTACATTATACACTGTAGTATTTTCAATAATATATACGGTAATGCAAGCCAACATCACTAAGGCACAAGTCCCATTATTGCTTGACTTAGGTCCAGTGTGGTGAGATTTTACCTGCTCCGACAACTAACATGTTACATATACATGATATAGTCTATACCGTCATCTGGTTTAAGTATagcttctgaaacctcttggTACTCCaattaaaacaaacttttttttctaaatatattgcAAGAATATACTATAATTCAGCTGAAGCTGAAACACAGCCAGGTGTGCTGTCATAGTGTGTCTATCAGCATCTGGAACCCTGACAAGGTATACtcatggggagagagggaaggtgggggggagggaagtagggaaggagaggaaagagagggagagagagagaatgaatgtgaatgtgaatgaatgaatgaatgaatgaatggatgaatacaGAGATGTAGACCTGACAAAGGAAAATTGGGAGGAAGACATACCTATGTGAAAACAGGGCTTGAGAAAACAGAAGCTTCCTAAGACAAAAAGAACATGTTGTATAGGTTGAAAGATGAGTTAGCAGCCAGGAAAGGCTTCGGGATTTCCTACTGGGATCCCTGAGAAAAGTCCTAACACATGGGGATAAATGCCCACACCTTATAGGTGTCAGTGTGGACTCATAGGCATTAAGATGGGGAAAAATAATGACCTAGTAAGAAAGAAACTGCCTAGCAATGGGATTTTCATGGCATTACTTACAGCCAGGGCTTAGTGACAGCACAGACGGGGGAGGAAGGACTTCAATCAAACCAATCACCTGATCTTAAGGGAAGGGAATCGCCACTAGAAAGAGCGAGCCgggaaagagtggggagggaggaggccccaaggcctgacactactactgaggctatggagtagaCCCaacagcagctgaaagagtctgatgcagatatttacacccaaccaatggacaaaaacTGGTggcccctatggttgaattaggaaaaagctaaaagaagctgaggaggagggcaaccttgtaagaaggaccagcagtctcaattaacctggacccctggaccaccaaccaggcagcatataccagctgatatgaggccaccaacacatatacagcagaggactgcctggtctggattcagtcagagaagatgcacctaagtctcaagagactggaggccccagggaatggagaggtctggtggggttggaggtggggaggtggggacatccttgtggagacagggttggTAGGAGTAAGGGggaaggtatgggatatggaacagtcagagtcTGGATAGGGagagggataaaatctggagtgtaagaaaaagattaaattttttttaaaagggggtgaGCAGGAAAGAGTGGAAGAAGTGAAGCATTCTGGGATACCATGTTGTTGGGGTTGGGTGGAGCATGAGGTGGATGAAATTTTCTGTGAAGAAAATAATACACCTTTTTTGGAGTCGGGGGTGCCTATATAATCCAACCTGGACTTGAAttcttgattctcctgctttagcctccccattactggggttacaggcctgaGTCTAGCTTCCTTGTCAAATATAAGTATTACTAAGGACTAAAGACTCAGAAACCATGAAACAAGAGAGATGTGTGTACACAAAACCCACAGTTCCACAAGATTAAATGTACTATCACGAAATCGACAGAcataaatatatttggaaaagtaagttttaaaaaaaatattttgtttccatgTTAAAAAATGAGCAACTCAACTACTTAGCAAGTAGACATGGGAAATTTAAATTTGccggtcattttaaaaatttcacttgACTGACAAACACTGAAAGGTAATGCTCCCTGCTGATGGGAACCCAAAGGAAAGGTTCTTTTATAACCTCCcgataaaagaaggaaggatagtCCCTGGAAAGCATCCTAGATACttctattaaaacaaaatgagagcAGGGTGTGGCACCCCACTCCTCTAGCTCAGCTCTCAGAAGGTGGAGCCAGGAGATCAGGACTCCAGGAGCAGCCTCTGCTATGGAATGAGCTGGAGGCCTGCCTACAACACAGGAGGCCATACAAAGCAAACGGGCTGAGCATGGAACTCAGTTGGCAGAACGCTTATCTAACCATGacaaagaccagagttcaatcccagccCTGTATAAACAGGGTGTCagggcatatgcctgtaatcctagtagcTGGAGTCCAGTTCattcaaaagacaaaagcaaattgAACAAATTAAGTCTAAATTCATTCAAATGATAAAGACTTCCCTTATTATTTGAGATAGATAAGTTATATggtatggtttggtttttcaGAAGTGGATTAGGCTGCCTTATGAAGAACGAAGGGGCATAAACAACCATACATACATGGGGGCCTAGAATCTAATTCAAATAAGTGTTTCAGTCTAGTTATTCCATAATAGCAATCCTACCCTAACATTCCAGCCACCCTTCccttgtgaatgtgtgtgcatatgtgtatggtgtCATGTAGGATACAGGGATGTACTTGTGCACGCTGCAagcaggagctagagaacgtCAGGTTTCCTGTCCCATCACTTCCTGCCTCATCCGTTAAGGTGGGGTCTTTCAGTGAACCTGGACCAAAGCTGACAGCCAACAGGCCCCAGAAATCTGCTtcctgggctggcgagatggctcaatgggtaagagcactgactgctcttccaaaggttctgagttcaaatcccagcaaccacatggtggctcacaactacccgtaatgagatcttacagcctcttctggtgtgtctgaagacagctacagtgtacttacatataataaataaataaatctttaaaaaaaaaaaaaaagaaatctgcttCCTGTATCTCTGGTTTTACAGATGGGTCCATGCccatacccagctttttacaCAGCTGCTAGCATACTCAGATTCTCATGGCTGTGAAGCAAACTGTCTTATACAACTAAGCCATTGTCTCTGGCCCTAAAAAACtccctgaaataaataaataaataaataaataagcaagctcgcagagcagtggtggtgcacgcctttaattccagcacttgggaggcagaggcaggtggatctctgagttggaggccagcctggtctacagagtgagttccaggacaaccaagggatacacagagaaaccctgtcttgaaaaaacaacaaaacaacaacaaacaaacaaacaaacaaacaaacctctccCATTAATTATATTCCATCACAATAAAGTCtaaaattcttacattttatgtttatacACCAtatgtcccccctccccctttgcctAGCACTGAGTGTGTGCttttattgcttttgttgttgttgttgctgtttctaaGGCAGGTTTCACGGAGCCCAGGTTGTCTTCAAAGtcattatgtagcagaggatgtctttGAACTTCCTGGacctcccaagtggtaggattagAGGTGTACACAACCTTGTCTGgcttttatgcagtgctgggtgTTAAACAAAGGATTTAGTAAGCTCTAGGCAACCCACCAACTATGAGCAAAGgagcagaggcacacacatacccagCCCCCCTGCTCTACTTGTTCTTTGGCAGTCTAGTGCAGACCAGATGGCCtcaatctcactgtgtagttgaaCTTCTCATCCTTCCATTCCGCCTCTACTTTCCAGGCATGGGTCAGCACATCTAGCTCCCCCGTACTTCTGACTACAGAATATGATACTTGGAGAGAGAGTCGCTTCCTCACACAACAGGGTGTGTGGTGCGAGAAATGACACGCAAAGGTGTCCTTTGGCtttcacgtgcacacacagaacaTAGCCAACTAGAGGAAGGGTAAGCCATGCAGAAGGCAGCATCAGAGCAGTGAGAAGCAGGTGGGTGTCTTACCAAACGCCTGCAGCTTTCCAGAGTGGAAATCGTTCAGCAGGCTGAGGAGGCCGCGCTCCATCTCTTGGACATCCGAGACGTCGGTGAGGAAGGAGTGCTGGATGGGTGTGGACTGGgcacccttcccttctcctccaggaggtttgttcttttctttcatcaCCCTGCAGAAGTGATGCGATTAGCCTTGGTTAGATCTCTCAGGTGCTCCAGATTAGACTCCTGTTTAACTGCtcagataaataaatgaactttttttttttaaaataaaaaatcagaggAAGTCAATATGAAAACTTGAAACGTCAAGCTAGCAACACACAAAAAGAGGTGGTGAAAAAAACTCTCACCTGTCTAAAGTGTAGCCTGGGAAACATACAGATGTTAGTAAGTGTGGGCAAG harbors:
- the Ccdc28a gene encoding LOW QUALITY PROTEIN: coiled-coil domain-containing protein 28A (The sequence of the model RefSeq protein was modified relative to this genomic sequence to represent the inferred CDS: deleted 2 bases in 1 codon) — protein: MEERKAKRKSPKSFSAHSTQVVNAKKNAIPASKSTGFSNPTSQSASQRPKLKRVMKEKNKPPGGEGKGAQSTPIQHSFLTDVSDVQEMERGLLSLLNDFHSGKLQAFGNECSIEQMEHVRGMQEKLARLNLELYGELEELPEDKRKAASDANLDRLLSDLEELNSSIQKLHLADAQDVPNASSS